Genomic segment of Kibdelosporangium phytohabitans:
GGATAGGGGTGCGGGGCGGCGCAGCACCCGGTCGGAACGCATCCGCACCAGCACGGTGGTCGGCCAGCACGTGCGCCAGACGGGGGCCGTCGTAGCCAGCGTCGGCGATCAGCAGGATGTCCGGATCACTCGGCCGCCAGTGCCCAGCGTGGATCAGTCGGTCGACCACGCCCCGCACCTGGGAGGCGGTCACGCTCGCGGCGTCATCGCCGGGGCCGAGCCGGATCGCGTCCAATGGCGCGGTCCAGGACCCGCGTCCCGTTTCCAGGGTGACGATCACCGAGTAGGGCCAGCCGGGCACCATGATGTGCGTGTCCTTGCCGCGCCCATAGATCTGGTGACCAACTCCCAGATGGACACTTACCTGTATGGCTCGCCGCAGACCCGCCCGGCGTTCCGTCGAAAACCTGCCACCGCACGCACTCCGTGCCCGGAAGCCGACGAGGTAGGCTCGAAGTCGCCGGAGTACGTCAAGCCGGTTCTGCGCCAGGTCGGCGGTTTCGCCACGCTGACCCGTGGACTCCTCGGCAGGCGCGGGGATTCCCGCAATCGCCTGCGGCCCGCGGCCTGAAGCCCTGACGAGCAGCGAAGGCGGCGGTTGTGAACGGTGGACTGTCGCCCGGCGTTGAGGGCCACGGCGAGGAGTGGTTCGTCGTCCTTCCCGGACTGCGCGTCCGCACTCGCCGTGGCCTCGGCGTTGGGAGCCGGGCTGGGTCCGTACACAGTGGCCCGACGCGTCGAGCACCCGTCTGGCCGGCCGTGGCTGATCGGATGGTGGGATCCGGCAGACCTGGTGATGGGGTTTGCGGGTCGCGTCGCGGTGGCGCTGCTGGGCAGTTGCCCCGTGTCGGCGCAGGAGATGATGCGGATCGCCGGGCGTACGACCGGCACCGTGGAGCTCGATCGCGCGGTGGCCGCGCTCCCGGGTAGTTTTCACGTCGCCGCGAGCGTGGATGGGGCGGTTCGGGTGCAGGGCAGCGCTTCGGGGCTACGGCGAGTGTTCCACGCCCGCATGGATGGCATCGAGGTGGCCGCCGATCGAGCTGACGTGCTGGCCGCGCTGACCGACGCCCGTGTCGACGAGCAGCGACTGGTCGGATGCCTGTTGTTCCACCATGTCCGCCGAACTCGAACGTGCCCTCACCGCCATCCGCACTGTGCGCGCCATGGGCGCCGAAGACCGCGAACACGCACGCATCGCCGACCGGGCCCCTGCGACGTACCACGACAACCTCCGCGCCGCCCGGCTGGATTCCATCGCCGGACCCGCGGTCACCCTGTCGGCGCACGGATCGCTCATCATCGTCCTGATCGTCGGCGGCCTGCGGGTGGCCCACGGCCAACTCACCCTGGCCGAACTGGTGGCGTTCCCGCTCTACGTCGCCATGCCCACAGCCGGTCTGTTCGACCTCGCTGCCACCCTCCAAAGAGGACTGGCTATGTTGCGGCGCGTGCACGACATGACCAACCTGCCCCAAGAAACCTGCGAACTCAAACCCGGACCGGCACGCCCGAGGAAAACCACGAGCCCTGCGACCACAACCTCGCCGAACGACTCACACACGCCACCGCCCGCGCTCGAACTACGCGACGTCTGGTTCGGTTACCACCCCAGCCGGTGCGTGCTGCGCGGCGTGTCCTTCACCGTCCCGCAACACGGGCACGTGACCCTCGTCGGCCGATCAGGAGCGGGCAATCCACCATCCTCGCCCTCATCGAACGCTTCTACGACCCCGACGGCGGCAGCATTCTGCTCAACGGGCAAGACCTGCACACCGACCTGACCATCGCCCAAGCGCGACAACGTATCGGCCTGGTGGAGCAAACAACCCCATCCTGCACGGCACCCTGCGCGACAACATCACCTGCACCGCCCCCCCACGCCACAGACGACGAGATCCACCACGTCCTAGCCCTGACCAACCTCACCGACATGGTCGACCGGCTCCCCGACGGCCTGGAAACACCGGTCGGCGACCACGGCGCCACGCTCTCCGGGGGAGAACGCCAACGACTGGCCATCGCCCGCGCTCCGCTCCCGCGGCCCACCCTGCTGCTGCTCGACGAACCCACGTCCCACCTCGACTCCGCCAACGAAGCCGCCTTCACGCACGCCGTTCGCCCGATCACCAACCACAGTGCACTGCTCGTCATCGCCCACCGCGACGGCACCATCCATCTCGCCGACACCGTCATCATCCTCGACCAGGGCCGCACCACCACGCTCCCGAACGGTCCCCACACGCCAGCACTTCCGACGTCAGCCAAGCGTTGAAAGGCTCCGTGGAGACCACTATCCGCCCACCTCACCAGGGCACGCCTGGCCGTGCTCACGGGCCGGGGCGCAGGTGGATGGTCAGCGAGTGGCGGGAGGCCACGTTCGTCCACACGTGTGCTTTGATGGATCGATGACCGACCACCCGGACACGCGCATCGTCAGCGCCAGCCGTGAGATTTCGGCCGGGGCCGCACAGATCTTCGAGCTCATCGCCGACCCGGCGCGGCAGCCGCACTGGGATGGCAACGACAACCTGGCGGAAGCGACCACAGGGCAGCGAGTACACGCCGTCGGGGACGTGTTCACCATGACGCTCACCCATGACGGTGCCATCCGTGACAACCACGTGGTCGAGTTCGACGAAGGACGCCGCATCGCCTGGCGACCTTCCGAGCAGGGACAGGAGCCGCCGGGCCACTTGTGGCGATGGGAACTGGAGCCCATCGACTCCTCATCGACCCGGGTAACCCACACATACGACTGGACAGCGTTGACCGACGAGAACCGGTATCGGCGTGCCCGGGCGACCACCCCGGAGAAGCTGCAGGCCTCGCTCGCCCGACTCGCAGCCCTCGCCGTGCAGTAACCCAGGGTATCGGTGAGCGCGCAGTGCCCCACAACGCATAGGGACATCAGACGGTCGCGGATGACCTGTTGAGCACGCGATACTGGAGCGGGTTGTGATCATGCCGTCTATGAGGGAGGCGTATGCCGATCAGACCGCCGGGGGATACGGCGCCCGAACCTCCGGACAAGCCGTTGCCGGTTCCGATCTCGGCCTATGTGGTCGACTGCGCGGTATATGTCGACGGTCGGCGGTTGCCGGGCCGCTGGTCACACGATGAGGCAATCGCCGAGGTGCGCAGGCGCGGACAGGGCTTTGTCTGGATCGGACTGTACGAACCTGCCGCCGAGCAGATCCAAGGCATCGCGGAGACCTATGGTCTGCACGAACTGGCGGTCGAGGACGCGGTGGTCGCACATCAACGCCCGAAGCTGGACCGCTACGACAACATGGTGTTCACGGTGCTCAAGACCGTGCACTATGTGGCGCACGAGTCGCCGAGCCGCGCCAACGAGATCGTCGAGACCGGCGAGATCATGGCGTTCCTCGGCCCGGATTTCATCGTGACTGTGCGCCACGGTGACCATTCGGGCCTGCGTGGGTTGCGCCGGGAACTGGAGGAGTTGCCGGAACGGTTGGCGTTGGGGCCTTCGGCGGTGTTGCACGCCATCGCCGACCGCGTCGTGGACGAATACCTGGATGTCA
This window contains:
- a CDS encoding lasso RiPP family leader peptide-containing protein, producing the protein MDTYLYGSPQTRPAFRRKPATARTPCPEADEVGSKSPEYVKPVLRQVGGFATLTRGLLGRRGDSRNRLRPAA
- a CDS encoding ABC transporter transmembrane domain-containing protein, whose product is MSAELERALTAIRTVRAMGAEDREHARIADRAPATYHDNLRAARLDSIAGPAVTLSAHGSLIIVLIVGGLRVAHGQLTLAELVAFPLYVAMPTAGLFDLAATLQRGLAMLRRVHDMTNLPQETCELKPGPARPRKTTSPATTTSPNDSHTPPPALELRDVWFGYHPSRCVLRGVSFTVPQHGHVTLVGRSGAGNPPSSPSSNASTTPTAAAFCSTGKTCTPT
- a CDS encoding ABC transporter ATP-binding protein, which translates into the protein MLLNGQDLHTDLTIAQARQRIGLVEQTTPSCTAPCATTSPAPPPHATDDEIHHVLALTNLTDMVDRLPDGLETPVGDHGATLSGGERQRLAIARAPLPRPTLLLLDEPTSHLDSANEAAFTHAVRPITNHSALLVIAHRDGTIHLADTVIILDQGRTTTLPNGPHTPALPTSAKR
- a CDS encoding SRPBCC family protein; the protein is MTDHPDTRIVSASREISAGAAQIFELIADPARQPHWDGNDNLAEATTGQRVHAVGDVFTMTLTHDGAIRDNHVVEFDEGRRIAWRPSEQGQEPPGHLWRWELEPIDSSSTRVTHTYDWTALTDENRYRRARATTPEKLQASLARLAALAVQ